Proteins from a genomic interval of Polaribacter sp. Q13:
- a CDS encoding acyloxyacyl hydrolase — translation MYKKPILFFLILALTYTLNAQEKKKGILNIKKVGFLYNNVNAKNFVFEDKDYKYSSNILKLQAFYDLGKWKSFDIELIVQPEIQVIKHQLLNEQFVLPSENNYQDLRLEFTTPKTMHLYAFELGFALKREIIKNLDFKATIGLGLATIDTRTERLAKGFTFIENGSLGFSYKTTKKTSLYLGSNIGHVSNFDTKTPNNGYSFLGLEIGVYYLLK, via the coding sequence ATGTATAAAAAACCAATTCTATTTTTTTTAATTTTAGCTCTCACCTATACTTTAAATGCTCAAGAAAAGAAAAAAGGGATTCTAAATATTAAAAAAGTTGGTTTTCTTTACAATAATGTAAATGCTAAAAACTTTGTTTTTGAAGATAAGGATTACAAGTACTCCTCAAACATACTGAAACTACAAGCTTTTTACGACTTAGGTAAATGGAAATCCTTTGATATAGAACTTATCGTTCAACCAGAAATACAGGTTATAAAACACCAATTATTAAATGAGCAATTTGTTTTGCCTTCAGAAAATAATTATCAAGATTTAAGATTAGAATTTACAACACCTAAAACCATGCATTTATATGCTTTTGAACTAGGTTTTGCTCTGAAGAGAGAAATTATTAAAAACTTAGACTTTAAAGCCACCATTGGTTTAGGGTTAGCAACTATAGACACTAGAACAGAACGATTAGCCAAAGGATTTACTTTTATAGAAAACGGATCTTTGGGGTTTTCTTATAAAACCACTAAAAAGACATCCCTGTATTTAGGAAGTAATATAGGACACGTTTCTAACTTTGATACTAAAACGCCCAATAATGGTTATAGTTTTCTTGGCTTAGAAATTGGCGTTTATTATTTACTTAAATAA
- a CDS encoding Dps family protein → MNKTILGLDKKETANLVDELNGLLANFQIYYQSLRGLHWNIKGKNFFQLHVKFEEFYTDSQVKIDDIAERILTLQGKPLHTFTDYINLAIVPVGKNISNDVEAVELVVTSLSELLKIERSILDSSDEANDEGTNSMMSDFIAEQEKTIWMLNSWLGK, encoded by the coding sequence ATGAACAAAACAATATTAGGATTAGACAAAAAAGAAACAGCTAATTTAGTCGATGAATTAAATGGTTTATTAGCAAATTTTCAAATTTATTATCAAAGTTTAAGAGGTTTACACTGGAATATTAAAGGGAAAAATTTTTTTCAATTACATGTTAAGTTTGAGGAGTTTTATACAGATTCTCAAGTAAAGATAGATGACATTGCAGAACGTATTTTAACATTACAAGGCAAGCCTTTGCATACTTTTACAGATTATATTAATTTAGCAATAGTACCTGTAGGAAAAAATATTTCTAATGATGTAGAAGCAGTGGAGTTGGTTGTAACCTCACTTTCTGAATTATTAAAAATTGAAAGAAGTATATTAGACTCTTCAGATGAAGCAAATGATGAAGGTACCAATTCTATGATGAGTGATTTTATTGCAGAGCAAGAAAAAACAATTTGGATGTTAAATTCTTGGTTAGGTAAATAA
- a CDS encoding hydrogen peroxide-inducible genes activator, giving the protein MTITQLKYVLSVAEYQNFTVAAEHSFVTQPTLSMQIQKLEDELGVKIFNRSKKPIELTEVGKKIVEQAKVIVDESNRILDIVHQQKGYIGGEFKLGIIPTIMPTLLPMFLQNFTKKYPKVKLIIEELTTEEIIRKLTDGHIDAGLAATPLENEAIKERPLYYEPFVGLIPQNHRLSKNKTITAEELEMEDILLLEDGHCFKDSVINLCSTRKVDNKKGFQLESGSFDTLIKLSKEGLGMTLLPYLHTLDLNDADKSHLREFTNPPPAREVSLIYHKSQLKMQLIEALKKTIDGVVRGAISFSDVKIISPLQKK; this is encoded by the coding sequence ATGACCATTACCCAATTAAAATACGTTTTATCTGTTGCAGAATACCAGAATTTTACGGTAGCTGCAGAACATAGTTTTGTTACTCAACCTACATTGAGTATGCAAATTCAAAAATTGGAAGACGAATTAGGTGTTAAGATATTTAACCGTTCTAAAAAACCAATTGAATTAACAGAAGTAGGAAAAAAAATAGTAGAACAAGCAAAAGTTATCGTAGATGAAAGTAATAGAATTTTAGACATTGTTCATCAACAAAAAGGATATATAGGAGGTGAATTTAAATTAGGAATTATCCCGACAATTATGCCCACTTTATTACCGATGTTTCTACAAAATTTCACTAAAAAATACCCGAAAGTAAAGTTAATTATCGAAGAATTAACTACCGAAGAAATTATAAGAAAATTAACTGACGGTCATATAGATGCAGGTCTTGCTGCAACTCCTTTAGAAAATGAAGCGATAAAAGAAAGACCTTTATATTATGAACCTTTTGTTGGTTTAATTCCTCAAAACCATAGACTATCTAAAAACAAAACCATCACTGCTGAGGAGTTAGAAATGGAAGATATTCTGTTATTAGAGGATGGGCATTGTTTTAAAGACAGCGTAATTAATTTATGTAGCACTCGTAAAGTAGATAATAAAAAAGGGTTTCAATTAGAAAGTGGAAGTTTTGATACTTTAATTAAACTGTCTAAAGAAGGTTTGGGAATGACGTTGCTACCTTATTTACATACTTTAGATTTAAATGATGCCGATAAAAGCCATTTACGTGAATTTACAAATCCTCCACCAGCAAGAGAAGTGAGTTTAATTTATCATAAATCACAATTAAAAATGCAATTGATTGAAGCCTTAAAGAAAACGATAGATGGTGTTGTTAGAGGTGCTATTTCTTTTTCTGATGTTAAAATTATTAGCCCTTTACAGAAAAAATAA
- a CDS encoding ABC-F family ATP-binding cassette domain-containing protein, protein MLSVSNLSVQFGKRILFDDVNTKFQTGNCYGIIGANGAGKSTFLKIISGVQEPTSGQVHLEKGKRMSVLTQDHYAFDEFPVLETVVMGNKDLFKIKKQIDELYADYTDENAEKIGELQIKFEEMNGWNADSDAAAMLSNLGISEELHYSLMKDLDGKQKVRVLIAQALFGNPDVLIMDEPTNDLDFETIAWLENFIANFDNCVIVVSHDRHFLDAVCTHISDIDYSKINNYSGNYTFWYESSQLATRQRAQQNKKAEEKKKELEEFIRRFSANMAKSKQATSRKKMIDKLNVEEIKPSSRRYPAIIFDRDREAGDQILNVEELSKEFEGEKLFDNVHINLNKGDKIAVISRNSRAVTAFYQIITNNEKADAGKFDWGVTTTQSYLPLDNSSFFQDGELNLVDWLRQYAQTEEEREEVFLRGFLGKMIFSGEEALKKSNVLSGGEKVRCMLSRMMMKRGNVLVLDEPTNHLDLESIQALNNSLINFKGTILFTTHDHEFAQTVANRVIELTPKGVIDRYTTFDDYLSDPKIKELRDKMYS, encoded by the coding sequence ATGTTATCAGTTTCTAATTTATCTGTACAATTCGGAAAACGAATTTTGTTTGATGATGTTAATACAAAATTTCAAACAGGAAATTGTTATGGAATTATTGGTGCAAACGGAGCAGGAAAATCCACTTTCTTAAAAATTATTTCAGGTGTTCAAGAACCAACTTCTGGTCAGGTGCATTTAGAAAAAGGTAAAAGAATGTCTGTATTAACACAAGATCATTATGCTTTTGATGAATTCCCAGTATTAGAAACCGTAGTAATGGGTAACAAGGATCTTTTTAAAATTAAAAAGCAAATAGACGAGTTATATGCTGACTATACGGATGAAAACGCAGAAAAAATTGGTGAACTTCAAATAAAATTTGAAGAAATGAATGGTTGGAATGCAGATTCTGATGCTGCAGCAATGTTATCTAATTTAGGTATTTCTGAAGAGTTGCATTATTCATTAATGAAAGATTTAGATGGTAAACAAAAAGTACGTGTATTAATTGCACAAGCGCTTTTTGGAAATCCAGATGTATTAATAATGGATGAGCCTACCAACGATTTAGATTTTGAAACTATTGCTTGGTTAGAGAATTTTATTGCAAATTTTGATAACTGTGTTATTGTAGTATCGCATGATAGACACTTTTTAGATGCAGTTTGTACACATATTTCTGATATTGATTATAGTAAAATAAATAATTATTCGGGTAATTATACTTTCTGGTATGAGTCTAGCCAGTTAGCAACAAGACAAAGAGCACAACAAAATAAGAAAGCAGAAGAAAAGAAGAAGGAATTAGAAGAGTTTATCCGTCGTTTTTCTGCAAATATGGCTAAATCTAAACAAGCCACTTCTCGTAAAAAAATGATTGACAAGTTAAATGTTGAAGAAATTAAACCTTCTAGTAGACGTTACCCTGCTATTATTTTTGACAGAGATAGAGAAGCTGGTGATCAGATTTTAAATGTAGAAGAATTATCGAAAGAGTTTGAAGGAGAAAAATTATTTGATAATGTACATATCAATTTAAATAAAGGAGATAAAATTGCTGTTATTTCTAGAAACTCTAGAGCGGTAACTGCTTTTTATCAAATTATAACGAATAATGAAAAGGCCGACGCTGGTAAATTTGATTGGGGTGTTACAACTACACAATCATACTTACCGCTAGACAATTCTTCTTTTTTCCAAGATGGAGAATTAAATTTAGTAGATTGGTTAAGACAGTATGCACAAACAGAAGAAGAGCGTGAAGAAGTTTTTTTAAGAGGTTTCTTAGGGAAAATGATTTTTTCTGGAGAAGAAGCTTTAAAGAAAAGTAACGTGCTTTCTGGAGGAGAAAAGGTGCGTTGTATGTTGTCTAGAATGATGATGAAGAGAGGAAATGTATTAGTTTTAGATGAGCCAACAAATCACTTAGATCTAGAATCTATACAAGCTTTAAATAATTCATTAATCAATTTTAAAGGAACTATATTGTTTACAACGCATGATCATGAGTTTGCACAAACGGTTGCCAACAGAGTTATTGAGTTAACTCCAAAAGGAGTAATCGATAGATATACTACTTTTGATGATTATTTATCAGATCCAAAAATTAAGGAATTAAGAGATAAAATGTATTCTTAG
- a CDS encoding DEAD/DEAH box helicase, which produces MSTFLELGLKEPINRALTDLGYEKPTVIQEKAIPQIISSTDDLKAFAQTGTGKTAAFSLPILELLDTNSKNVQAIILSPTRELAVQIGNNIKDFCKYLPDVKVATVYGGSSMEDQIRSLKRGAQIVVGTPGRTVDLINRRALKLGNVQWLVLDEADEMLNMGFKDELDKVLEATPETKQTLLFSATFPREVESIARNYMTKPVEITSGEKNSGSENVSHEYYSVTERTRYPALKRIADLNPDIYAIIFCRTRRETQEVADNLIKDGYSADALHGDLSQGQRDSVMGKFRKKTIQILVATDVAARGLDVTELTHVINHKLPDQIENYTHRSGRTGRAGNKGISIVLVNGKEKGKLRQIERIIKKKFEEGKVPSGKEIVQNQLMNLIDKVQNTEVNESEMEEFLPSIYEKLESLDREELIKKFVSLEFNTMLKYYENSKDLNDLSSRENSRARTVNENMTRFFINIGRKDNLNPGKLIGLINDQNIGDKIEIGSIDILDTFSFFELDKNFEDQTLEAFASNQPDFDGRSVNIEITKKERSGGGRRGGKKPFGKKDGGFGRRRSSDSPSSRGKSDRSSSDRADRNTGGGDRKSGGFGRRRRER; this is translated from the coding sequence ATGTCAACATTTTTAGAATTAGGTTTAAAAGAACCGATTAACAGAGCATTGACGGATTTAGGTTACGAAAAACCTACCGTAATTCAGGAAAAAGCAATTCCACAAATTATTTCATCTACAGACGATTTAAAAGCATTTGCACAAACAGGTACAGGTAAAACTGCTGCTTTTAGTTTGCCAATATTAGAGCTTTTAGATACCAATAGTAAAAACGTACAAGCAATTATTTTATCACCAACAAGAGAACTTGCAGTTCAAATTGGTAATAATATTAAGGACTTTTGTAAATATTTACCAGATGTAAAAGTAGCTACCGTATATGGTGGTTCTAGTATGGAAGATCAAATTAGATCTTTAAAAAGAGGTGCACAAATAGTAGTTGGAACTCCAGGTAGAACTGTAGATTTAATTAACAGAAGAGCTTTAAAATTAGGAAACGTTCAATGGTTAGTCTTAGACGAAGCAGATGAAATGTTAAACATGGGTTTTAAAGACGAATTAGATAAAGTCTTAGAAGCTACTCCAGAGACAAAACAAACTTTATTGTTTTCTGCAACTTTTCCTAGAGAAGTTGAGTCTATTGCAAGAAACTACATGACCAAACCAGTAGAAATCACTTCTGGTGAGAAAAATTCTGGTTCAGAAAATGTAAGTCATGAATATTATTCAGTTACAGAAAGAACTCGTTACCCTGCATTAAAAAGAATAGCAGATTTAAACCCTGATATTTATGCAATTATCTTTTGTAGAACTCGCAGAGAAACACAAGAGGTTGCAGACAACCTAATAAAAGATGGCTATAGTGCAGATGCTTTGCATGGAGATTTATCTCAAGGGCAAAGAGATTCTGTAATGGGTAAATTCCGTAAGAAAACAATTCAAATATTAGTAGCTACAGATGTTGCTGCTCGTGGATTGGATGTAACGGAATTAACGCACGTAATAAACCATAAATTACCAGACCAAATAGAAAACTATACTCATAGAAGTGGTAGAACTGGTAGAGCTGGTAATAAAGGTATTTCTATTGTTTTAGTAAATGGAAAAGAAAAGGGGAAATTACGTCAGATTGAAAGAATAATTAAAAAGAAATTTGAAGAAGGTAAAGTTCCTTCTGGAAAAGAAATTGTTCAGAATCAATTAATGAATTTAATTGATAAGGTTCAAAATACGGAAGTAAATGAATCTGAAATGGAGGAATTTTTACCAAGTATTTATGAAAAACTAGAATCATTAGATAGAGAAGAATTAATCAAAAAATTTGTTTCTTTAGAATTTAATACAATGTTAAAGTATTACGAAAACTCTAAAGACTTAAATGATTTATCTTCTAGAGAAAATTCTAGAGCGAGAACGGTTAATGAAAACATGACCCGTTTCTTTATCAACATTGGTAGAAAAGACAACTTAAACCCAGGTAAATTAATAGGTTTAATTAACGACCAAAATATTGGTGATAAAATAGAAATAGGTTCTATAGATATCTTAGATACTTTTTCTTTCTTTGAACTTGATAAAAATTTCGAAGACCAAACATTAGAAGCTTTTGCTAGCAATCAACCAGATTTTGATGGACGCTCTGTAAATATAGAGATTACTAAAAAAGAACGTTCTGGTGGTGGACGAAGAGGTGGTAAAAAACCTTTCGGTAAAAAAGATGGAGGTTTTGGAAGACGTAGAAGTTCTGACAGCCCTTCTTCTAGAGGAAAATCAGATAGAAGCTCTTCTGATAGAGCAGATAGAAATACAGGTGGTGGAGACAGAAAATCTGGCGGATTCGGAAGAAGACGTAGAGAACGTTAA
- a CDS encoding carbonic anhydrase: protein MKKFIATFLIFTLVTITSCNSDKKEKKNHQEENHAHWTYNGETSPEHWAEIEKNSDCDGKKQSPINIIDINTKPVQQKENSLDILYSPTTKIKQVINNGHSIQFNFEAGDSIQYHGDTYFLSQVHFHEPSEHTLNGVRFPLEIHLVHKSKSNTYTVMSILAKEGAESQLFEFFESFLPIEENKTKEIDQSLDLTTLFPKNNDFYAYGGSLTTPPCTERVNWVVFKDPIIISVDEVLKLKSNMPKDNYRNEQPLNDRIVSLNIQK, encoded by the coding sequence ATGAAAAAGTTTATAGCTACATTCCTAATTTTTACTCTTGTTACTATTACATCTTGTAATTCAGATAAAAAAGAGAAAAAAAATCACCAAGAAGAAAACCATGCTCATTGGACTTATAATGGTGAAACCTCACCAGAGCACTGGGCAGAAATAGAAAAAAACTCAGATTGTGATGGCAAAAAACAATCTCCTATTAACATTATAGATATTAACACGAAACCTGTACAACAGAAAGAAAATTCGTTAGATATTTTATATTCGCCTACTACCAAAATAAAACAAGTTATCAATAACGGACATTCCATTCAGTTTAATTTTGAAGCAGGAGATTCTATTCAATATCATGGAGATACTTATTTTTTATCACAAGTCCATTTTCATGAACCATCAGAACACACCCTAAATGGAGTACGTTTTCCTTTAGAAATTCACTTAGTTCATAAAAGTAAATCTAATACGTACACCGTAATGAGTATTTTGGCCAAAGAAGGAGCGGAAAGTCAGTTATTTGAATTTTTTGAAAGCTTCTTACCTATAGAAGAAAATAAAACCAAAGAAATAGACCAATCTTTAGACTTAACAACTTTGTTTCCTAAAAACAATGATTTTTACGCTTACGGAGGCTCTTTAACAACACCTCCTTGTACCGAAAGAGTAAATTGGGTTGTATTTAAAGACCCAATTATTATTTCTGTAGATGAAGTATTAAAATTAAAAAGCAACATGCCTAAAGACAATTACAGAAACGAACAACCTCTTAATGATAGGATTGTTTCTTTAAATATACAAAAGTAA
- a CDS encoding aminotransferase class I/II-fold pyridoxal phosphate-dependent enzyme, which yields MTKDLFERIEADKGPLGKWAKQAEGYYVFPKLEGPISNRMSFNGKKVVTWSINDYLGLANHPEVIKVDGAAATEHGMAYPMGARMMSGHTKFHEQLEQECAAFVEKEAAYLVNFGYQGMVSAIDALVTKHDVIVYDMDTHACIIDGVRLHAGKRFVYKHNDMVSFEKNIKRAQRMAEKTGGGILVISEGVFGMRGEQGRLKEIIAFKKEYNFRLLVDDAHGFGTLGKDGKGTGVEQGVQDEIDVYFATFAKSMAGIGAFFAGNKEVIQYLQYNMRSQMFAKSLPMAMVKGALKRLDMLRTMPELKEALWRNTNALQSGLRAAGFDLGTTQTCITPVYLKGEIPEAMAMVNDLRENHGIFCSIVVYPVIPKGLIILRLIPTTTHTQEDIDETITAFSAIREKLENGTYKKIAAEMM from the coding sequence ATGACAAAAGATTTATTTGAAAGAATAGAAGCAGATAAAGGTCCCTTAGGTAAATGGGCAAAACAAGCAGAAGGCTATTATGTTTTTCCTAAATTAGAAGGACCTATTTCTAATAGAATGTCTTTTAATGGGAAGAAAGTTGTTACTTGGAGTATCAACGATTATTTAGGTTTAGCAAATCATCCAGAGGTTATAAAGGTAGATGGAGCTGCGGCAACAGAACACGGTATGGCGTATCCTATGGGGGCTAGAATGATGTCTGGGCATACAAAATTTCATGAACAATTAGAGCAAGAATGTGCTGCCTTTGTAGAAAAAGAAGCCGCTTATTTAGTGAATTTCGGATATCAAGGTATGGTATCTGCTATTGATGCTTTGGTAACAAAACACGATGTTATTGTTTACGATATGGATACGCATGCATGTATTATAGATGGTGTTCGTTTACATGCTGGTAAACGATTTGTGTATAAGCACAATGACATGGTAAGTTTTGAGAAAAACATTAAGCGTGCTCAAAGAATGGCAGAAAAAACAGGTGGAGGAATTCTTGTAATTTCAGAAGGTGTTTTTGGAATGCGTGGAGAACAAGGTCGTTTAAAAGAAATTATTGCATTTAAAAAAGAATATAATTTTAGATTATTAGTAGATGATGCACATGGTTTTGGTACCTTAGGTAAAGACGGTAAAGGAACAGGTGTAGAGCAAGGTGTACAAGATGAAATAGATGTGTATTTTGCTACATTTGCAAAATCTATGGCAGGTATTGGTGCTTTTTTTGCAGGGAATAAAGAAGTAATTCAGTATTTACAATATAATATGCGTTCTCAAATGTTTGCAAAATCATTACCAATGGCAATGGTTAAAGGTGCATTAAAACGTTTAGATATGTTACGTACAATGCCTGAGTTAAAAGAAGCATTGTGGAGAAATACAAATGCGTTACAATCGGGTTTACGTGCTGCAGGTTTCGATTTAGGAACTACACAAACATGTATTACTCCTGTATATTTAAAAGGAGAAATACCGGAAGCTATGGCAATGGTGAATGATTTACGTGAAAATCACGGAATTTTCTGTTCTATTGTAGTATATCCCGTAATACCAAAAGGATTAATCATATTAAGATTGATACCAACAACTACGCATACGCAAGAAGATATTGATGAGACTATTACTGCTTTTTCTGCAATTAGAGAAAAATTAGAAAACGGAACCTATAAAAAGATTGCAGCAGAAATGATGTAA
- a CDS encoding PLP-dependent cysteine synthase family protein yields the protein MTRNKGITNSILDLVGETPLIKLHKITQNLPGAYFAKFEAFNPGHSAKDRIAKHIVEDAEKKGILKKGATIVETTSGNTGFSLAMISIVKGYKCILAVSDKSSRDKIDLLKSMGAEVHICPANVAPEDPRSYYEVAKAIHRKTKNSVYINQYFNELNIEAHYRSTGPEIWQQTEGKITHLVVASGTGGTISGTGKYLKEQNPNIKILGVDAIGSVLKKYHETKELDLDEVSPYKIEGLGKNLIPTATDFDVIDIYEKVSDKEAALEARNIVRKEGIFPGYTSGAVMQATKQYAAKNMFTEDSMVVLIFADHGSRYMNKIYNDVWMKENNFL from the coding sequence ATGACGAGAAACAAAGGAATTACCAATTCAATATTAGATTTAGTAGGTGAAACCCCGCTAATTAAACTTCATAAGATTACTCAAAATCTACCAGGTGCTTATTTTGCTAAGTTCGAGGCTTTTAATCCAGGTCATTCTGCTAAAGATAGAATAGCAAAACATATTGTAGAAGATGCAGAAAAAAAAGGGATCCTTAAAAAGGGAGCTACTATTGTAGAAACAACTTCTGGTAATACTGGTTTTAGTTTGGCAATGATAAGTATTGTAAAAGGATATAAATGTATTTTAGCGGTAAGTGATAAATCTTCTAGAGATAAAATAGATTTACTAAAATCGATGGGAGCAGAGGTGCATATTTGTCCTGCAAACGTAGCGCCAGAAGACCCAAGATCTTATTATGAAGTAGCGAAAGCAATACATAGAAAAACAAAAAATTCTGTTTATATTAACCAGTATTTTAATGAGCTAAATATTGAAGCTCATTACAGAAGTACAGGACCTGAAATTTGGCAACAAACTGAAGGTAAAATAACTCATTTAGTGGTGGCTAGTGGTACAGGAGGAACTATTTCTGGTACCGGAAAATACCTAAAAGAACAAAATCCAAATATTAAAATTTTAGGAGTTGATGCTATTGGTTCTGTATTAAAAAAATACCACGAAACGAAAGAGCTAGATTTAGATGAGGTAAGTCCTTATAAAATTGAAGGATTGGGTAAAAATTTAATCCCGACGGCTACAGATTTTGATGTAATAGATATATATGAAAAAGTATCTGATAAAGAAGCGGCATTAGAAGCTAGGAATATTGTAAGGAAAGAAGGTATTTTTCCTGGATATACTAGCGGAGCAGTAATGCAGGCTACCAAACAATATGCAGCAAAAAATATGTTTACAGAAGATAGCATGGTCGTGCTAATTTTCGCAGACCATGGATCTCGTTATATGAATAAAATTTATAACGATGTGTGGATGAAAGAAAACAATTTTTTGTAA
- a CDS encoding S9 family peptidase yields MKSTDAKTPVAIKQPTKLEKHGDVRIDNYFWMRLSDEQKNAIDKDEETQKVVDYLEEENTYYKKVTDYTKPFQEELFEEMKGRIKEDDSSVPYKDNGYFYITRYEIGNQYPIYSRKKENLEADEEVLFNVNEMAKDFDYYQLGGLNISSDNKLAVFATDTVSRRQYFLRIKNLETGKIYKDIIENTTGGSVWANDNKTIFYTKKDPVTLRSSSVYRHVLGTPTSEDVEVFHEEDDTFGTYVTKSKSDKYIIIGSYNTVSTEAQYLDADNPTGVFTMLQPRERGLEYSVAHFGDYFYLLTNKDNAINFKLMKTPITNTTKENWVDVIPHRDDTLLEDFSIFKDYLVLEERTNGLNKIRIKRWDETKDYYLPFNEETYSVGVYANPDFDTDVIRYSYNSFTTPSSVIDFNMKDQSKEIKKEQEVLGGKFHKENYISKRVWASTRDGKKVAISLVYHKDTELNCNTPVLQYAYGSYGYTIPDSFSTTRLSLLDRGFVYALAHIRGSEYLGREWYEDGKMLNKKNTFNDFVDCSQYLIDNNYTSPEHLYAMGGSAGGLLMGAIVNMNPELYNGIIASVPFVDVISTMLDDSIPLTTGEYDEWGNPNDKEYYDYIKSYSPYDQVMAKNYPNILVTTGFHDSQVQYWEPAKWVAKLRELKTDNNLLLLETNMEAGHGGASGRFDALKETAKMYTFFLALEDKIGAKTN; encoded by the coding sequence ATGAAAAGTACAGATGCAAAAACTCCTGTAGCAATTAAACAGCCTACAAAGTTAGAGAAACACGGAGATGTTAGAATAGATAATTATTTTTGGATGCGCTTGTCTGATGAGCAAAAAAATGCCATAGATAAAGACGAAGAAACTCAGAAGGTAGTAGATTACTTAGAGGAAGAAAACACCTATTATAAGAAGGTAACAGATTATACAAAGCCATTTCAAGAAGAATTATTCGAAGAAATGAAAGGTAGAATTAAGGAAGATGATTCTTCTGTGCCTTATAAAGACAATGGTTATTTTTATATAACGAGATATGAGATTGGTAATCAATACCCAATTTATAGCCGTAAAAAAGAAAACTTAGAAGCAGATGAAGAAGTGCTTTTTAATGTAAACGAAATGGCAAAAGATTTCGATTACTATCAATTAGGTGGTTTAAATATTTCTTCGGATAATAAATTGGCCGTTTTTGCTACAGATACAGTAAGTAGAAGACAGTATTTCTTAAGAATCAAAAATCTAGAAACAGGCAAAATTTATAAAGATATTATAGAAAATACAACAGGTGGTTCCGTTTGGGCAAACGATAATAAAACTATTTTCTATACCAAGAAAGATCCTGTAACTTTACGTAGTTCAAGTGTTTATAGACATGTTTTAGGTACGCCAACATCTGAAGATGTAGAAGTTTTTCATGAAGAAGATGATACATTTGGTACGTATGTAACGAAATCTAAATCAGATAAATATATTATTATAGGTTCTTACAATACTGTTTCTACAGAGGCACAATATTTAGATGCAGATAACCCAACGGGAGTATTTACAATGTTGCAACCTAGAGAAAGAGGTTTAGAATATAGTGTAGCACATTTTGGAGATTATTTTTATTTATTAACAAATAAAGATAATGCCATCAACTTTAAGTTGATGAAAACCCCAATTACAAATACAACTAAAGAGAATTGGGTAGATGTAATTCCGCATAGAGATGATACTTTACTAGAAGACTTTTCTATCTTTAAAGATTATTTAGTTTTAGAAGAGCGTACCAATGGTTTAAATAAAATACGTATTAAACGTTGGGATGAAACCAAAGATTACTATTTGCCTTTTAATGAAGAAACGTATTCTGTAGGCGTATATGCAAATCCAGATTTTGATACGGATGTAATTCGTTATTCTTACAATTCGTTTACAACACCAAGTTCTGTAATTGATTTTAATATGAAAGATCAATCTAAAGAAATTAAAAAAGAACAAGAAGTTTTAGGCGGAAAGTTTCACAAAGAAAACTACATCAGTAAACGTGTTTGGGCAAGTACAAGAGACGGAAAAAAAGTAGCAATTTCTTTGGTATATCATAAAGATACAGAGCTTAATTGTAATACTCCTGTATTGCAATATGCCTATGGTTCTTACGGATATACCATACCAGATAGCTTTTCTACCACACGTTTAAGTTTATTAGATAGAGGTTTCGTGTATGCATTAGCACACATTAGAGGAAGTGAGTATTTAGGAAGAGAATGGTATGAAGACGGTAAAATGTTGAATAAGAAAAATACCTTTAACGATTTTGTAGATTGTTCTCAGTATTTAATTGATAATAACTACACTTCACCAGAGCATTTATATGCAATGGGCGGTTCTGCAGGAGGTTTGTTAATGGGAGCAATTGTAAATATGAACCCAGAATTATATAACGGAATTATTGCATCGGTACCTTTTGTAGATGTTATTTCTACGATGCTAGATGATAGTATTCCGCTTACAACTGGAGAATATGACGAATGGGGAAATCCAAATGATAAAGAATATTACGATTATATAAAATCGTATTCACCTTATGATCAAGTTATGGCAAAAAACTATCCTAATATTTTGGTAACGACTGGTTTTCATGATTCTCAAGTGCAATATTGGGAACCTGCAAAATGGGTTGCAAAATTAAGAGAGTTGAAAACAGACAATAATTTATTATTGTTAGAAACTAATATGGAAGCAGGACATGGAGGTGCTTCTGGACGTTTTGATGCTTTAAAAGAAACAGCTAAAATGTACACCTTCTTTTTAGCCTTAGAGGATAAAATAGGAGCTAAAACAAATTAA